One genomic segment of Acinetobacter oleivorans DR1 includes these proteins:
- a CDS encoding Lnb N-terminal periplasmic domain-containing protein, protein MKSVVLVFASLAVNTAYSADINPSIQKYWSIAEQKNLDQDITWQRLMYANKDHKSDVTYSGYFMSENGKNNLKEELKADISALFMPAQDNQSIRCKFPARSQWLIQKVGIQESELPQVKCSEFENWIGQIKPHKATLIYATDFMGNPSSMFGHTLLRLDPKDQQQLNLVSYAVNYAATVAGNDNWSYAWKGLTGQYPGEYSLMPYYRKVKEYGDFESRDLWEYELNLTPEETRFLVSHIWEMQHVSFPYYFVSDNCAYRLLGLVDLVKPESHLQEKFTHASIPMETIKSMQQQGLTKAPVYRPALETQLLAQAHQHGASLAKVAHQIAMMPTQQSSQILKSFSEQDQAKILEMAYDDLYLQFTSRKIEESVAQPQLRQLLALRSQIDLDKQRQEPKRPTKEPTQGHNARNISVKAGEVQGEKFIEIGHRQAYHDLIDPQGGYRAGTQLLFLNGNAQWRNDHLKLERLDVLEVNSYNPIQPFKTPLSWGFNLGWRQEAIHDGTFSEEKQHGVANFNAQVGYSFADYERKHVCYGQLQTYLQAGSNLDKGWRVGMGPTLGCMNQWFEHFNSVVQIELPYWEDQNQWNLRVNTQWQYVINSNNTVRLNWDYEQQNHRDWMKSSLGYVWFF, encoded by the coding sequence ATGAAGTCAGTTGTTTTAGTTTTTGCCTCTTTGGCAGTGAATACTGCATATTCAGCAGATATAAATCCATCTATTCAAAAATATTGGTCAATTGCAGAACAGAAAAACTTAGATCAAGACATTACATGGCAAAGGCTCATGTATGCCAATAAAGACCATAAAAGTGATGTCACTTATTCTGGCTATTTCATGTCGGAAAATGGGAAAAATAATTTAAAAGAAGAACTGAAAGCTGACATCTCGGCATTATTCATGCCTGCTCAAGATAATCAGTCGATTCGCTGTAAATTTCCAGCACGCAGTCAATGGCTCATACAAAAAGTAGGCATTCAAGAAAGTGAATTGCCTCAAGTGAAGTGTTCAGAATTTGAAAACTGGATTGGGCAGATTAAGCCTCATAAAGCGACATTAATTTATGCGACAGATTTTATGGGCAATCCGAGCTCCATGTTTGGGCATACTTTATTGCGTTTAGACCCGAAAGATCAGCAACAATTAAATTTAGTTTCCTACGCTGTAAATTATGCAGCAACTGTGGCTGGAAACGACAACTGGTCATATGCATGGAAAGGCTTAACAGGGCAATATCCGGGTGAATATTCACTGATGCCTTATTACCGTAAAGTAAAAGAGTACGGCGATTTTGAAAGCCGTGATTTATGGGAATATGAGCTAAATTTAACACCTGAAGAAACACGGTTTTTAGTAAGCCATATTTGGGAAATGCAACATGTGAGTTTTCCTTATTACTTTGTGAGTGATAACTGCGCCTATCGATTGTTAGGGTTAGTTGATTTAGTAAAACCTGAGTCTCACCTGCAAGAGAAATTCACTCATGCTTCCATCCCGATGGAAACCATTAAATCGATGCAGCAGCAAGGGCTCACCAAAGCTCCTGTATATCGACCAGCTTTGGAAACCCAATTATTGGCCCAAGCTCATCAGCATGGTGCCTCATTAGCAAAAGTGGCCCATCAAATTGCGATGATGCCCACTCAGCAGTCTTCTCAGATTTTAAAATCATTTAGTGAGCAAGATCAGGCTAAAATTTTAGAGATGGCTTATGATGATTTATATCTTCAATTTACGAGCCGTAAAATAGAAGAAAGCGTTGCTCAGCCACAGTTGCGCCAGCTTTTAGCACTCAGAAGCCAGATTGATTTAGACAAACAGCGTCAAGAACCTAAAAGACCAACAAAAGAGCCAACTCAAGGTCACAATGCACGTAATATTTCAGTCAAAGCAGGCGAGGTTCAAGGAGAAAAGTTTATCGAAATTGGTCATCGCCAAGCCTATCATGACTTGATAGATCCTCAAGGCGGATATCGTGCGGGAACTCAATTACTCTTTTTAAATGGTAATGCACAGTGGAGAAATGACCATTTAAAATTAGAACGTCTTGATGTGTTAGAAGTAAATTCTTATAACCCGATTCAACCTTTTAAAACACCGCTGAGTTGGGGATTTAATTTAGGTTGGCGTCAGGAAGCGATTCATGATGGTACTTTTAGTGAAGAAAAACAGCATGGTGTAGCGAATTTTAATGCTCAGGTTGGATATAGCTTTGCTGACTATGAGCGCAAACATGTTTGCTATGGGCAACTACAAACCTACCTACAAGCAGGTTCAAATCTTGATAAAGGGTGGCGTGTGGGAATGGGCCCAACTTTAGGTTGTATGAATCAGTGGTTTGAACACTTCAACTCTGTGGTGCAAATTGAATTGCCGTATTGGGAAGACCAAAACCAATGGAATTTGAGAGTAAATACTCAGTGGCAATATGTGATTAATAGTAATAATACCGTTCGATTAAACTGGGATTATGAACAACAGAATCATCGAGATTGGATGAAATCAAGTCTAGGATATGTTTGGTTCTTTTAA
- a CDS encoding extended-spectrum class C beta-lactamase ADC-193: protein MRFNKISCLLLSPLFIFNTSIYAGNTPKEQEIKKLVDQNFKPLLEKYDVPGMAVGVIQNNKKYETYYGLQSVQDKKVVNSSTIFELGSVSKLFTATAGGYAKTKGTISFKDTPGKYWKELKNTPIDQVNLLQLATYTSGNLGLQFPDEVKTDQQVLTFFKDWKPKNSIGEYRQYSNPSIGLFGKVVALSMNKPFDQVLEKTIFPDLGLKHSYVNVPKTQMQNYAFGYNQENQPIRVNPGPLDAPAYGVKSTLPDMLSFVNANLNPQKYPADIQRAINETHKGFYQVGTMYQALGWEEFSYPAPLQTLLDSNSEQIVMKPNKVTAISKEPSVKMFHKTGSTNGFGTCVVFIPKENIGLVMLTNKRIPNEERIKAAYAVLNAIKK from the coding sequence ATGCGATTTAACAAAATTTCTTGCTTACTTTTATCCCCTCTTTTTATTTTTAATACCTCAATTTATGCAGGGAATACACCAAAAGAGCAAGAAATTAAGAAACTGGTTGATCAAAATTTTAAACCGTTATTAGAAAAATATGATGTACCCGGTATGGCGGTTGGCGTCATCCAAAATAATAAAAAGTATGAAACATATTATGGTCTACAATCCGTTCAAGATAAAAAAGTCGTAAATAGCAGTACCATTTTTGAGCTCGGTTCAGTCAGTAAATTATTTACCGCTACAGCAGGTGGATATGCCAAAACAAAAGGAACAATTTCTTTTAAAGACACACCCGGAAAATATTGGAAAGAATTAAAAAACACACCGATTGACCAAGTTAATTTACTTCAACTTGCGACCTATACAAGTGGCAACCTTGGCTTACAGTTTCCAGATGAAGTCAAAACAGATCAGCAAGTTTTAACTTTTTTCAAAGACTGGAAGCCTAAAAACTCAATCGGTGAATATCGACAATATTCAAATCCAAGCATTGGTTTATTTGGAAAAGTTGTTGCTTTGTCTATGAATAAACCTTTTGACCAAGTCTTAGAAAAAACCATTTTTCCAGATCTTGGCTTAAAACATAGCTATGTAAATGTGCCTAAAACTCAAATGCAAAACTATGCATTTGGCTATAACCAAGAAAATCAGCCGATTCGAGTTAACCCCGGCCCGCTAGATGCACCTGCATACGGCGTTAAATCGACCTTACCGGATATGCTGAGTTTCGTTAATGCCAATCTAAATCCACAGAAATATCCGGCAGATATTCAACGCGCAATTAATGAAACACATAAAGGTTTCTACCAAGTAGGCACGATGTATCAAGCATTAGGTTGGGAAGAGTTCTCTTATCCAGCACCGTTACAGACTTTATTAGACAGTAATTCAGAACAAATCGTGATGAAGCCTAATAAAGTGACTGCTATTTCAAAAGAACCTTCAGTTAAGATGTTCCACAAAACTGGTTCAACCAACGGTTTTGGAACCTGTGTTGTGTTTATTCCAAAAGAAAATATTGGTTTAGTTATGTTAACCAATAAACGTATTCCGAATGAAGAACGCATTAAAGCAGCGTATGCAGTATTGAATGCAATAAAGAAATAA
- the folE gene encoding GTP cyclohydrolase I FolE, whose translation MQQSYANILTAVGEDLNRPGLKDTPVRAAKAFSYLTSGYSKTLEEVTNNAVFPSDNHEMVLVKNIEFYSLCEHHLLPFYGRVHVAYLPEGKVLGLSKFARITEMFARRLQIQENLTQQIAEAVAEVTSARGVAVVIDSAHMCMMMRGVGKQESTTRTVSFVGDFKTDKEARREFLSAVPESY comes from the coding sequence ATGCAGCAATCGTACGCAAACATTCTGACTGCCGTCGGTGAAGACCTTAATCGTCCCGGCCTTAAAGATACGCCTGTGCGTGCGGCTAAAGCTTTTTCATATTTAACTTCTGGCTATAGTAAAACTTTAGAAGAAGTCACCAATAATGCTGTTTTCCCATCAGATAACCATGAAATGGTATTGGTGAAGAATATTGAATTCTATTCGCTTTGCGAACATCATCTCCTTCCGTTCTATGGCCGTGTTCATGTTGCCTATTTACCAGAAGGCAAAGTTCTTGGCTTATCTAAATTTGCACGTATTACCGAGATGTTTGCTCGTCGTTTGCAAATTCAAGAAAATTTAACTCAGCAAATCGCTGAAGCTGTAGCTGAAGTGACTAGCGCACGTGGTGTGGCTGTCGTTATCGATTCAGCACATATGTGTATGATGATGCGTGGTGTAGGTAAACAGGAATCTACAACTCGTACAGTTTCTTTTGTCGGAGATTTTAAAACTGACAAAGAAGCACGCCGAGAATTCTTAAGTGCAGTACCAGAAAGCTACTAA
- the xdhA gene encoding xanthine dehydrogenase small subunit, producing the protein MSERPITFFFRGSQQQVENVLPTMTVLQFLREYTQSGKTRQTGTKEGCAEGDCGACTVVIGELVNDNLQLRSVNACIQFLPTLDGKALFIVEDLHNLLPTQDGTLHPVQQAMVDMHGSQCGFCTPGFIMSLWSMYENEQHSPSKDKISDYLSGNLCRCTGYRPILDAAQKAYDYPRVLLNRQKIIDVLKEIKTLPALHLNDHGQQFFAPKTLLDFAALRLQLPQARIVAGSTDVGLWVTKQGRDLGDMLYIGQVEELKKIVVTDHTLTIGANVSLSDALIKISEFYPDFQELQRRFASMPIKNAGTLGGNIANGSPIGDSMPALITLGTQLILRVGEQTREIALEDFYLDYQKTALQLGEFVEAIVIPLREGQTRFKFASYKIAKRFEQDISAVCAAISCELDTYHVAHNVRIAFGGMAAIPKRAKYAEAILEGQQLTAELIAKAQEALSQDYQPLDDGRASSAYRLHVAKNCLQRFYVEKVLSQAITRVNDLIAMVEI; encoded by the coding sequence ATGTCAGAACGTCCAATCACCTTTTTTTTTCGTGGTAGTCAGCAACAAGTAGAAAATGTATTACCCACCATGACAGTCTTACAATTCTTGCGAGAATATACTCAATCGGGTAAGACTCGGCAGACTGGTACAAAAGAGGGCTGTGCTGAGGGCGATTGTGGTGCATGTACAGTAGTGATTGGTGAGTTGGTCAATGATAATCTGCAATTGCGCAGTGTGAATGCGTGTATTCAGTTTTTACCGACTTTAGATGGTAAAGCCCTATTTATAGTAGAAGATCTGCATAATTTATTGCCTACACAAGATGGAACACTTCACCCAGTACAACAGGCAATGGTGGATATGCATGGTTCACAATGTGGTTTTTGTACGCCCGGTTTTATCATGTCCTTATGGTCAATGTACGAAAATGAACAACATTCTCCAAGCAAAGATAAAATCAGTGATTATCTTTCTGGAAACTTGTGTCGCTGTACAGGCTATCGCCCTATTTTAGATGCAGCACAAAAAGCATATGACTATCCGCGTGTTTTATTAAACCGTCAAAAAATAATTGATGTATTAAAAGAGATCAAAACATTACCTGCATTACATTTAAATGATCATGGTCAACAATTCTTTGCACCAAAGACTTTGCTGGATTTTGCCGCATTACGTTTGCAGTTACCGCAAGCACGGATTGTTGCAGGTAGTACAGATGTCGGTTTGTGGGTAACAAAGCAGGGCCGTGATTTGGGCGATATGCTTTATATTGGTCAGGTGGAAGAGCTGAAAAAGATTGTAGTCACAGACCATACTTTAACGATTGGGGCAAATGTCAGTTTGAGTGATGCACTCATCAAAATTTCAGAGTTTTATCCTGACTTTCAAGAATTACAGCGTCGTTTTGCTTCTATGCCGATTAAAAATGCAGGAACCCTAGGTGGAAATATTGCCAATGGTTCGCCTATTGGTGACTCAATGCCAGCATTAATTACGCTAGGTACACAATTGATTTTGCGTGTAGGTGAGCAGACTCGTGAAATCGCCTTGGAAGACTTTTATCTCGATTATCAAAAAACTGCATTACAGCTTGGTGAGTTTGTTGAGGCGATTGTTATTCCGCTTCGCGAAGGACAGACGCGTTTTAAATTTGCTAGCTATAAAATTGCTAAACGTTTTGAGCAAGATATTTCTGCGGTATGTGCGGCCATTTCATGTGAGTTAGATACTTATCATGTCGCTCACAATGTCAGAATTGCTTTTGGTGGCATGGCTGCTATTCCCAAACGTGCAAAATATGCAGAAGCCATATTGGAAGGTCAGCAACTTACAGCAGAATTGATAGCTAAGGCTCAAGAGGCATTATCGCAAGACTATCAACCTTTAGATGATGGACGTGCTAGCTCGGCATATCGGTTACACGTCGCGAAAAACTGTTTACAGCGTTTTTATGTAGAAAAAGTCCTGTCTCAAGCGATTACTCGTGTGAATGACTTGATTGCTATGGTGGAGATCTAA